Proteins encoded by one window of Venturia canescens isolate UGA chromosome 2, ASM1945775v1, whole genome shotgun sequence:
- the LOC122406663 gene encoding AN1-type zinc finger protein 1-like gives MEFPELGTNCAVEDCKQNDFLPFTCTHCSVIFCKNHFQAFAHNCPKCVDKYVESTESNLKNFNCSQESCNESSPVEIPCVKCKKHFCVSHRYHGCLEMSQEEKMSKLKKWQRPKAEFAIAKTAVDEQVKEALKKSKNVAMANKVQLMKLKGKATGAKTIPTADRRYFHVHPPKKNCPKTESRAIFVSVDWTIGKVTDTFSKAFNVFNANNIGNSEKLRLFHHTTGKIIAEKMDTPLLELLNNESLIDGQSVILEYSNENEIDPSSYK, from the exons ATGGAATTTCCTGAATTGGGAACTAATTGTGCTGTAGAGGACTGcaaacaaaatgattttttaccgTTCACTTGCACCCACTGTTCTGTCATCTTCTgtaaaaatcatttccaaGCATTTGCTCACAACTGTCCTAAATGCGTAGACAAATATGTCGAAAGTACCGAGAGCAAtttaaagaatttcaattgcTCTCAGGAATCCTGCAACGAGAGCTCACCCGTTGAAATTCCCTGCGTCAAATGtaaaaaacacttttgtgtTTCGCATCGTTACCACGGATGTTTGGAAATGAgccaagaggaaaaaatgagcaaattgaaaaaatggcaaagaCCCAAGGCAGAATTCGCTATTGCAAAAACCGCTGTGGATGAACAAGTTAAGGAAGCCttgaaaaagtcgaaaaacgTAGCAATGGCTAACAAG GTAcaattgatgaaattaaaaggCAAAGCAACGGGTGCAAAAACTATTCCTACAGCAGACAGAAGATATTTCCACGTTCACCCACCAAAAAAGAACTGTCCGAAGACTGAGTCGCGGGCAATATTCGTGAGCGTGGATTGGACGATTGGTAAAGTAACGGACACTTTTTCCAAAGCTTTCAACGTTTTCAACGCTAACAATATTGGAAATTCGGAGAAACTCCGATTATTTCATCATACGACAGGGAAAATCATTGCCGAAAAAATGGACACTCCGTTGCTAGAACTTCTCAACAACGAATCATTAATCGACGGTCAGAGCGTCATTTTAGAATATTCCAATGAGAATGAAATTGATCCTAGTTCatacaaatga
- the 5PtaseI gene encoding inositol polyphosphate-5-phosphatase A isoform X3, protein MSGGIPVLLITANVGSIFEDPGVMLKIWTEEFLSTISRLDPKFIALHCQEVGGKNYEQSMRHVEDFVRLLMSSEELRLFDKVRVYLDEDFSSAEHFTALGNFYFVHESLKDVLLWDFKECSFVPVTGKEVHSGNIEEVSTKEKSKFPQDFFPECKWSRKGFLRTRWSISGTVFDLINIHLFHDASNFVAMETFPSVYGKTRRRALEHTLDRFHNDQYANVPYFLFGDFNFRTDTSGVIKFRNTDENLILTLGKKEFSHHAHRQVFAENSGKWLREYDRELEDFEGRLIEFPINFVPSYPFEEDVNQGVSYMQTRVPAWCDRILLSPTAKTLVQNVSSSEAVEYGIIGPTTCMGDHKPVYLRVMLASDAEPLELNHIVKESSKSENSEPSSLEKNEEFCNNGTATITRYIHIKHADASVKIFRETTV, encoded by the exons ATGTCGGGTGGTATTCCGGTTCTACTCATTACCGCCAACGTTGGCAGTATTTTCGAAGAT CCTGGCGTTATGCTGAAAATATGGACCGAAGAATTTTTATCT ACTATATCGCGTCTAGACCCTAAATTTATAGCTTTACACTGCCAGGAGGTAGGCGGAAAGAATTACGAGCAAAGTATGAGGCACGTTGAGGATTTTGTTAG gCTACTCATGTCTTCTGAAGAACTCAGGCTTTTCGACAAAGTACGAGTTTATCTCgatgaagatttttcctcTGCAGAGCACTTTACG GCTCTcggcaatttttatttcgttcacgAGTCATTGAAGGACGTATTGCTTTGGGACTTCAAAG AATGTTCTTTCGTACCGGTTACCGGAAAGGAGGTACATTCGGGAAACATAGAGGAGGTCTCGACCAAGGAAAAGTCCAAATTTCCacaagatttttttcctgaGTGCAAATGGTCGAGAAAGGGTTTTTTGCGCACGCGATGGAGCATCAGTGGAACTGTTTTCGATCTCATAAATATACATTTGTTTCATGACGCTAGTAACTTTGTCGCAATGGAAACG TTTCCATCTGTGTACGGTAAAACACGTAGAAGAGCTTTGGAGCATACCTTAGACAGGTTTCACAATGATCAGTATGCAAACGTCCCGTATTTTCTCTTCGGAGATTTTAATTTTCGTACAGACACATCCGGTGTTATAAAG TTTCGGAATACGGACGAAAATCTAATACTTACTTTAGGCAAGAAAGAATTTTCGCACCATGCGCACCGTCAAGTATTCGCTGAGAACAGCGGTAAATGG ctTCGCGAATACGATCGAGAACTCGAGGACTTTGAGGGCAGGTTAATCGAATTCCCAATCAATTTCGTGCCGAGTTATCCTTTCGAGGAAGACGTTAATCAAGGAGTGAGCTATATGCAAACGAGAGTACCTGCTTGGTGCGATAGAATTCTGCTGAGCCCCACAGCAAAAACACTAGTCCAGAAC GTATCATCCTCGGAAGCGGTGGAGTACGGGATAATCGGTCCAACAACTTGCATGGGTGATCATAAG CCAGTCTACTTGAGGGTTATGCTTGCCTCGGATGCAG AACCGTTGGAGTTGAATCACATTGTGAAAGAATCATCAAAGTCAGAGAATTCAGAGCCATCGAGTTTGGAGAAGAACGAGGAATTCTGCAACAACGGCACGGCCACAATAACTCGTTACATCCACATTAAACACGCCGATGCCTCGGTGAAGATATTTCGAGAAACAACAGTCTAA
- the 5PtaseI gene encoding inositol polyphosphate-5-phosphatase A isoform X1 — protein MSGGIPVLLITANVGSIFEDPGVMLKIWTEEFLSTISRLDPKFIALHCQEVGGKNYEQSMRHVEDFVRLLMSSEELRLFDKVRVYLDEDFSSAEHFTALGNFYFVHESLKDVLLWDFKECSFVPVTGKEVHSGNIEEVSTKEKSKFPQDFFPECKWSRKGFLRTRWSISGTVFDLINIHLFHDASNFVAMETFPSVYGKTRRRALEHTLDRFHNDQYANVPYFLFGDFNFRTDTSGVIKKLTEDTHESRLSSKGNISKLQFRNTDENLILTLGKKEFSHHAHRQVFAENSGKWLREYDRELEDFEGRLIEFPINFVPSYPFEEDVNQGVSYMQTRVPAWCDRILLSPTAKTLVQNVSSSEAVEYGIIGPTTCMGDHKPVYLRVMLASDAEPLELNHIVKESSKSENSEPSSLEKNEEFCNNGTATITRYIHIKHADASVKIFRETTV, from the exons ATGTCGGGTGGTATTCCGGTTCTACTCATTACCGCCAACGTTGGCAGTATTTTCGAAGAT CCTGGCGTTATGCTGAAAATATGGACCGAAGAATTTTTATCT ACTATATCGCGTCTAGACCCTAAATTTATAGCTTTACACTGCCAGGAGGTAGGCGGAAAGAATTACGAGCAAAGTATGAGGCACGTTGAGGATTTTGTTAG gCTACTCATGTCTTCTGAAGAACTCAGGCTTTTCGACAAAGTACGAGTTTATCTCgatgaagatttttcctcTGCAGAGCACTTTACG GCTCTcggcaatttttatttcgttcacgAGTCATTGAAGGACGTATTGCTTTGGGACTTCAAAG AATGTTCTTTCGTACCGGTTACCGGAAAGGAGGTACATTCGGGAAACATAGAGGAGGTCTCGACCAAGGAAAAGTCCAAATTTCCacaagatttttttcctgaGTGCAAATGGTCGAGAAAGGGTTTTTTGCGCACGCGATGGAGCATCAGTGGAACTGTTTTCGATCTCATAAATATACATTTGTTTCATGACGCTAGTAACTTTGTCGCAATGGAAACG TTTCCATCTGTGTACGGTAAAACACGTAGAAGAGCTTTGGAGCATACCTTAGACAGGTTTCACAATGATCAGTATGCAAACGTCCCGTATTTTCTCTTCGGAGATTTTAATTTTCGTACAGACACATCCGGTGTTATAAAG aaacttacagaagaTACTCACGAAAGCAGGCTGTCGAGTAAGGGTAATATTTCTAAATTACAGTTTCGGAATACGGACGAAAATCTAATACTTACTTTAGGCAAGAAAGAATTTTCGCACCATGCGCACCGTCAAGTATTCGCTGAGAACAGCGGTAAATGG ctTCGCGAATACGATCGAGAACTCGAGGACTTTGAGGGCAGGTTAATCGAATTCCCAATCAATTTCGTGCCGAGTTATCCTTTCGAGGAAGACGTTAATCAAGGAGTGAGCTATATGCAAACGAGAGTACCTGCTTGGTGCGATAGAATTCTGCTGAGCCCCACAGCAAAAACACTAGTCCAGAAC GTATCATCCTCGGAAGCGGTGGAGTACGGGATAATCGGTCCAACAACTTGCATGGGTGATCATAAG CCAGTCTACTTGAGGGTTATGCTTGCCTCGGATGCAG AACCGTTGGAGTTGAATCACATTGTGAAAGAATCATCAAAGTCAGAGAATTCAGAGCCATCGAGTTTGGAGAAGAACGAGGAATTCTGCAACAACGGCACGGCCACAATAACTCGTTACATCCACATTAAACACGCCGATGCCTCGGTGAAGATATTTCGAGAAACAACAGTCTAA
- the 5PtaseI gene encoding inositol polyphosphate-5-phosphatase A isoform X5, with product MSGGIPVLLITANVGSIFEDPGVMLKIWTEEFLSTISRLDPKFIALHCQEVGGKNYEQSMRHVEDFVRLLMSSEELRLFDKVRVYLDEDFSSAEHFTALGNFYFVHESLKDVLLWDFKECSFVPVTGKEVHSGNIEEVSTKEKSKFPQDFFPECKWSRKGFLRTRWSISGTVFDLINIHLFHDASNFVAMETFPSVYGKTRRRALEHTLDRFHNDQYANVPYFLFGDFNFRTDTSGVIKKLTEDTHESRLSSKGNISKLQFRNTDENLILTLGKKEFSHHAHRQVFAENSGKWLREYDRELEDFEGRLIEFPINFVPSYPFEEDVNQGVSYMQTRVPAWCDRILLSPTAKTLVQNVSSSEAVEYGIIGPTTCMGDHKNRWS from the exons ATGTCGGGTGGTATTCCGGTTCTACTCATTACCGCCAACGTTGGCAGTATTTTCGAAGAT CCTGGCGTTATGCTGAAAATATGGACCGAAGAATTTTTATCT ACTATATCGCGTCTAGACCCTAAATTTATAGCTTTACACTGCCAGGAGGTAGGCGGAAAGAATTACGAGCAAAGTATGAGGCACGTTGAGGATTTTGTTAG gCTACTCATGTCTTCTGAAGAACTCAGGCTTTTCGACAAAGTACGAGTTTATCTCgatgaagatttttcctcTGCAGAGCACTTTACG GCTCTcggcaatttttatttcgttcacgAGTCATTGAAGGACGTATTGCTTTGGGACTTCAAAG AATGTTCTTTCGTACCGGTTACCGGAAAGGAGGTACATTCGGGAAACATAGAGGAGGTCTCGACCAAGGAAAAGTCCAAATTTCCacaagatttttttcctgaGTGCAAATGGTCGAGAAAGGGTTTTTTGCGCACGCGATGGAGCATCAGTGGAACTGTTTTCGATCTCATAAATATACATTTGTTTCATGACGCTAGTAACTTTGTCGCAATGGAAACG TTTCCATCTGTGTACGGTAAAACACGTAGAAGAGCTTTGGAGCATACCTTAGACAGGTTTCACAATGATCAGTATGCAAACGTCCCGTATTTTCTCTTCGGAGATTTTAATTTTCGTACAGACACATCCGGTGTTATAAAG aaacttacagaagaTACTCACGAAAGCAGGCTGTCGAGTAAGGGTAATATTTCTAAATTACAGTTTCGGAATACGGACGAAAATCTAATACTTACTTTAGGCAAGAAAGAATTTTCGCACCATGCGCACCGTCAAGTATTCGCTGAGAACAGCGGTAAATGG ctTCGCGAATACGATCGAGAACTCGAGGACTTTGAGGGCAGGTTAATCGAATTCCCAATCAATTTCGTGCCGAGTTATCCTTTCGAGGAAGACGTTAATCAAGGAGTGAGCTATATGCAAACGAGAGTACCTGCTTGGTGCGATAGAATTCTGCTGAGCCCCACAGCAAAAACACTAGTCCAGAAC GTATCATCCTCGGAAGCGGTGGAGTACGGGATAATCGGTCCAACAACTTGCATGGGTGATCATAAG AACCGTTGGAGTTGA
- the 5PtaseI gene encoding inositol polyphosphate-5-phosphatase A isoform X2, translated as MSGGIPVLLITANVGSIFEDPGVMLKIWTEEFLSTISRLDPKFIALHCQEVGGKNYEQSMRHVEDFVRLLMSSEELRLFDKVRVYLDEDFSSAEHFTALGNFYFVHESLKDVLLWDFKECSFVPVTGKEVHSGNIEEVSTKEKSKFPQDFFPECKWSRKGFLRTRWSISGTVFDLINIHLFHDASNFVAMETFPSVYGKTRRRALEHTLDRFHNDQYANVPYFLFGDFNFRTDTSGVIKKLTEDTHESRLSSKGNISKLQFRNTDENLILTLGKKEFSHHAHRQVFAENSGKWLREYDRELEDFEGRLIEFPINFVPSYPFEEDVNQGVSYMQTRVPAWCDRILLSPTAKTLVQNVSSSEAVEYGIIGPTTCMGDHKPVYLRVMLASDAVTRTHVIAPSIVRRSFCTQHPFSMILTRPIAWTVRVLMQ; from the exons ATGTCGGGTGGTATTCCGGTTCTACTCATTACCGCCAACGTTGGCAGTATTTTCGAAGAT CCTGGCGTTATGCTGAAAATATGGACCGAAGAATTTTTATCT ACTATATCGCGTCTAGACCCTAAATTTATAGCTTTACACTGCCAGGAGGTAGGCGGAAAGAATTACGAGCAAAGTATGAGGCACGTTGAGGATTTTGTTAG gCTACTCATGTCTTCTGAAGAACTCAGGCTTTTCGACAAAGTACGAGTTTATCTCgatgaagatttttcctcTGCAGAGCACTTTACG GCTCTcggcaatttttatttcgttcacgAGTCATTGAAGGACGTATTGCTTTGGGACTTCAAAG AATGTTCTTTCGTACCGGTTACCGGAAAGGAGGTACATTCGGGAAACATAGAGGAGGTCTCGACCAAGGAAAAGTCCAAATTTCCacaagatttttttcctgaGTGCAAATGGTCGAGAAAGGGTTTTTTGCGCACGCGATGGAGCATCAGTGGAACTGTTTTCGATCTCATAAATATACATTTGTTTCATGACGCTAGTAACTTTGTCGCAATGGAAACG TTTCCATCTGTGTACGGTAAAACACGTAGAAGAGCTTTGGAGCATACCTTAGACAGGTTTCACAATGATCAGTATGCAAACGTCCCGTATTTTCTCTTCGGAGATTTTAATTTTCGTACAGACACATCCGGTGTTATAAAG aaacttacagaagaTACTCACGAAAGCAGGCTGTCGAGTAAGGGTAATATTTCTAAATTACAGTTTCGGAATACGGACGAAAATCTAATACTTACTTTAGGCAAGAAAGAATTTTCGCACCATGCGCACCGTCAAGTATTCGCTGAGAACAGCGGTAAATGG ctTCGCGAATACGATCGAGAACTCGAGGACTTTGAGGGCAGGTTAATCGAATTCCCAATCAATTTCGTGCCGAGTTATCCTTTCGAGGAAGACGTTAATCAAGGAGTGAGCTATATGCAAACGAGAGTACCTGCTTGGTGCGATAGAATTCTGCTGAGCCCCACAGCAAAAACACTAGTCCAGAAC GTATCATCCTCGGAAGCGGTGGAGTACGGGATAATCGGTCCAACAACTTGCATGGGTGATCATAAG CCAGTCTACTTGAGGGTTATGCTTGCCTCGGATGCAG TTACGCGAACGCACGTTATCGCTCCGTCGATCGTTCGCCGAAGCTTTTGCACGCAGCACCCATTCAGCATGATCCTTACACGCCCGATAGCATGGACAGTCCGAGTCCTAATGCAATAA
- the 5PtaseI gene encoding inositol polyphosphate-5-phosphatase A isoform X4, with protein sequence MSGGIPVLLITANVGSIFEDPGVMLKIWTEEFLSTISRLDPKFIALHCQEVGGKNYEQSMRHVEDFVRLLMSSEELRLFDKVRVYLDEDFSSAEHFTALGNFYFVHESLKDVLLWDFKECSFVPVTGKEVHSGNIEEVSTKEKSKFPQDFFPECKWSRKGFLRTRWSISGTVFDLINIHLFHDASNFVAMETFPSVYGKTRRRALEHTLDRFHNDQYANVPYFLFGDFNFRTDTSGVIKKLTEDTHESRLSSKGNISKLQFRNTDENLILTLGKKEFSHHAHRQVFAENSGKWLREYDRELEDFEGRLIEFPINFVPSYPFEEDVNQGVSYMQTRVPAWCDRILLSPTAKTLVQNVSSSEAVEYGIIGPTTCMGDHKPVFLEFRMNL encoded by the exons ATGTCGGGTGGTATTCCGGTTCTACTCATTACCGCCAACGTTGGCAGTATTTTCGAAGAT CCTGGCGTTATGCTGAAAATATGGACCGAAGAATTTTTATCT ACTATATCGCGTCTAGACCCTAAATTTATAGCTTTACACTGCCAGGAGGTAGGCGGAAAGAATTACGAGCAAAGTATGAGGCACGTTGAGGATTTTGTTAG gCTACTCATGTCTTCTGAAGAACTCAGGCTTTTCGACAAAGTACGAGTTTATCTCgatgaagatttttcctcTGCAGAGCACTTTACG GCTCTcggcaatttttatttcgttcacgAGTCATTGAAGGACGTATTGCTTTGGGACTTCAAAG AATGTTCTTTCGTACCGGTTACCGGAAAGGAGGTACATTCGGGAAACATAGAGGAGGTCTCGACCAAGGAAAAGTCCAAATTTCCacaagatttttttcctgaGTGCAAATGGTCGAGAAAGGGTTTTTTGCGCACGCGATGGAGCATCAGTGGAACTGTTTTCGATCTCATAAATATACATTTGTTTCATGACGCTAGTAACTTTGTCGCAATGGAAACG TTTCCATCTGTGTACGGTAAAACACGTAGAAGAGCTTTGGAGCATACCTTAGACAGGTTTCACAATGATCAGTATGCAAACGTCCCGTATTTTCTCTTCGGAGATTTTAATTTTCGTACAGACACATCCGGTGTTATAAAG aaacttacagaagaTACTCACGAAAGCAGGCTGTCGAGTAAGGGTAATATTTCTAAATTACAGTTTCGGAATACGGACGAAAATCTAATACTTACTTTAGGCAAGAAAGAATTTTCGCACCATGCGCACCGTCAAGTATTCGCTGAGAACAGCGGTAAATGG ctTCGCGAATACGATCGAGAACTCGAGGACTTTGAGGGCAGGTTAATCGAATTCCCAATCAATTTCGTGCCGAGTTATCCTTTCGAGGAAGACGTTAATCAAGGAGTGAGCTATATGCAAACGAGAGTACCTGCTTGGTGCGATAGAATTCTGCTGAGCCCCACAGCAAAAACACTAGTCCAGAAC GTATCATCCTCGGAAGCGGTGGAGTACGGGATAATCGGTCCAACAACTTGCATGGGTGATCATAAG CCTGTTTTTCTGGAGTTTCGAATGAATCTCTAA